One Solibacillus isronensis genomic window carries:
- a CDS encoding YbfB/YjiJ family MFS transporter codes for MNRQHFSVILGGILFLAVAMGISRFAFTPILPFMRVDENLSFSQGGWLASSNYIGYFIGALGAGFVYKSKKNFLLINVFLNVFSIILMGLVESYLIWILLRFIAGLTSGFIFVLTSSIVMDYLAANLLTHWSGYLFSGVGLGIALSGLFVPFFEASFNWQGSWLGLGALSVLFLATTIFLWRKLSVANHIKEPKSADNNIWRGFMPWLIIAYGLEGLGYIITGTFLVDIIYNIESLRAYAGYSWVLAGLAAIPSAPIWMKCMSRFSTVSMMTTAYSLQIIGILLPVLSQSAWSVLVSAMSFGFTFVGLVTMSTAYARQLFPKQSNYVVSILTTFYAIGQIIGPVIASRLETHFRTFKAPLLFAGGTVTVALVLLLVGYFYSRKSPVHLTANIKY; via the coding sequence ATGAACCGTCAACATTTCAGTGTTATTTTAGGGGGCATTTTATTTTTAGCTGTTGCAATGGGGATTAGCCGCTTTGCTTTCACACCGATTTTACCGTTCATGCGTGTTGATGAAAACTTATCGTTTTCACAAGGCGGTTGGCTCGCATCAAGCAATTATATAGGGTATTTCATCGGAGCTTTAGGTGCCGGCTTTGTTTACAAGTCAAAAAAGAACTTTCTATTAATAAATGTATTTCTGAATGTGTTCTCAATCATTTTAATGGGATTGGTTGAATCTTATTTAATCTGGATACTTTTACGTTTTATCGCCGGCTTAACGAGCGGCTTCATATTTGTTCTTACATCAAGTATCGTAATGGATTATTTAGCGGCAAATTTATTAACCCACTGGAGCGGCTATTTGTTTAGCGGAGTTGGATTGGGTATCGCGTTATCAGGACTTTTCGTACCATTCTTTGAAGCAAGCTTTAACTGGCAAGGGTCCTGGCTTGGGCTTGGCGCATTATCTGTCTTATTTTTAGCAACGACAATCTTTTTATGGCGAAAGTTAAGCGTTGCGAATCACATAAAGGAACCAAAGTCTGCTGACAACAATATTTGGCGCGGGTTTATGCCATGGCTGATTATTGCATACGGCTTGGAAGGACTCGGCTATATTATTACAGGCACTTTCTTAGTCGACATTATTTATAATATCGAATCACTGCGTGCCTATGCCGGATATAGTTGGGTACTTGCCGGGCTGGCTGCTATTCCGTCGGCACCGATCTGGATGAAATGCATGTCTCGCTTCTCTACGGTTTCGATGATGACTACAGCCTATTCCTTGCAGATTATCGGCATTCTGCTTCCTGTCTTATCACAATCTGCATGGAGCGTATTAGTGTCGGCGATGTCGTTTGGTTTTACGTTTGTCGGACTCGTAACAATGTCGACTGCCTATGCCAGACAGCTGTTTCCAAAGCAGAGCAACTATGTCGTATCGATACTGACTACGTTCTATGCTATCGGGCAAATTATCGGACCGGTAATCGCATCTCGTCTGGAAACTCATTTTCGCACGTTTAAAGCCCCCCTGCTGTTTGCAGGAGGTACCGTTACAGTCGCGCTTGTATTATTACTGGTAGGGTATTTCTACAGCAGAAAAAGTCCTGTACATCTAACTGCGAATATAAAATATTGA
- a CDS encoding MerR family transcriptional regulator produces MEEKHYSIGEVSKLTNISIQTLRYYDQIGLFKPSHVDPKTNYRYYKDSQFYHLDIIKSLKYIGVSLEEIKAAQQFTPAELLSFLKQQESVIEQQMNRMYEIQQSLYKTKRQMEEQLAIDVMDTVYFKNEESVRILSIKTNELTPYYIPNTYYSSLIKTLEVENSLLSNRYGCIFPYEQYDSLDELHYSHVFTPLITDRYITHLTTDMDVKTIPAGRYVCIAFIFERDTYLTQYQKLYHYIEEHHLQVVPVVYEIFMPLNYSPNEEDQFIVELKIKLL; encoded by the coding sequence ATGGAAGAAAAACATTATTCAATCGGCGAGGTTTCCAAACTGACGAATATCTCTATACAAACATTACGCTACTACGATCAGATCGGCTTATTCAAACCTTCCCATGTCGATCCTAAAACAAATTACCGCTACTACAAAGACTCACAATTTTACCATTTGGATATTATTAAATCATTGAAATATATCGGTGTCTCATTGGAGGAAATTAAAGCAGCGCAACAGTTCACCCCTGCCGAACTTCTCTCCTTTTTGAAGCAGCAGGAAAGTGTCATTGAACAGCAAATGAATCGCATGTACGAAATTCAGCAGTCCTTATATAAAACGAAAAGGCAGATGGAAGAACAGCTGGCGATCGATGTAATGGATACGGTCTATTTCAAAAATGAAGAATCGGTCCGTATTTTATCGATTAAAACAAATGAACTGACGCCGTACTATATTCCAAATACGTACTACAGTTCCTTAATTAAAACATTGGAAGTTGAAAACAGCTTGCTGAGCAATCGGTATGGATGCATTTTTCCTTACGAGCAATATGACAGCCTGGATGAACTGCATTACAGTCATGTTTTTACACCGCTCATCACAGACCGGTATATTACCCACTTAACAACTGATATGGACGTGAAAACGATACCTGCAGGACGCTATGTATGCATTGCGTTCATTTTTGAACGGGACACGTATTTAACACAATACCAGAAGCTTTATCATTATATAGAAGAGCATCATTTACAGGTTGTTCCGGTTGTCTATGAAATCTTCATGCCTCTTAACTATTCTCCAAACGAAGAGGACCAGTTCATCGTGGAATTAAAGATTAAGCTGCTTTAA
- the norA gene encoding multidrug efflux MFS transporter NorA, which yields MKDYKITLGLLLLNLFIAFLGIGLVIPVLPTLMNELQLSGQVIGYLTAAFAIAQLIVSPLAGKAVDKYGRKIMIVLGLFIFGISEFLFGLGKTIEVLFISRVLGGISAAFIMPAVTAFIADITTMETRPKALGYMSAAISTGFIIGPGIGGFLADFGTRVPFYFAGALGTTAAILSIILLREPERNAENTENAPVQTSGFKRILEPMYLIAFILIFVASFGLAAFESFFSLFVDHKFGFTPMDIAIIITGGAIFGAVAQVVLFDRLAQKWGEIKLIRYSLILSGILVFLMTVVSSYFAILLVTCIVFIGFDLFRPAVTSYLSKIAGNEQGFVGGMNSMFTSLANIFGPILGGMLFDIDINYPYYFATVVIFFGILLTLIWKKPASYM from the coding sequence ATGAAAGACTATAAAATAACATTAGGGTTACTATTATTAAACCTGTTCATCGCCTTTCTAGGAATCGGTTTGGTTATCCCGGTACTCCCTACTCTAATGAATGAACTGCAGTTAAGCGGCCAAGTTATCGGCTATTTGACAGCAGCATTCGCAATTGCACAACTGATTGTTTCACCACTCGCTGGTAAAGCGGTTGATAAATATGGACGTAAAATTATGATCGTCCTCGGATTATTTATTTTCGGTATTTCGGAATTTCTATTCGGTTTAGGGAAAACGATAGAAGTTCTTTTCATTTCCCGTGTGTTAGGAGGGATCAGTGCGGCGTTTATTATGCCTGCTGTTACGGCCTTTATTGCGGATATTACGACAATGGAAACACGTCCAAAAGCACTTGGCTACATGAGTGCGGCAATTAGTACTGGTTTCATTATCGGCCCCGGCATCGGCGGATTTTTAGCCGATTTCGGTACTCGTGTGCCCTTCTACTTTGCAGGAGCACTCGGTACAACAGCAGCAATCTTATCGATTATTTTACTGCGTGAACCGGAACGCAATGCGGAAAACACGGAAAATGCACCGGTTCAAACATCCGGGTTCAAACGCATTTTAGAACCGATGTACTTGATCGCATTTATTTTAATTTTTGTCGCATCATTTGGACTCGCGGCTTTCGAATCGTTCTTTAGTCTGTTTGTCGATCATAAATTCGGGTTTACCCCTATGGATATCGCAATCATTATTACAGGTGGCGCGATTTTCGGAGCAGTTGCGCAAGTAGTGCTGTTTGACCGGCTTGCACAAAAATGGGGAGAAATTAAACTCATTCGCTACAGCTTGATTTTATCGGGCATTCTCGTATTTTTAATGACTGTTGTCAGTTCATATTTTGCTATTTTACTTGTTACATGTATCGTCTTCATCGGCTTCGATTTATTCCGTCCTGCCGTTACGAGTTATTTATCAAAAATTGCCGGCAATGAACAAGGTTTCGTCGGGGGCATGAACTCGATGTTCACAAGTTTAGCGAATATTTTCGGTCCGATTTTAGGCGGGATGTTATTCGATATTGATATTAACTACCCATATTACTTTGCAACGGTTGTCATCTTCTTCGGTATTCTGTTAACATTAATTTGGAAGAAACCTGCATCGTATATGTAA
- a CDS encoding ornithine--oxo-acid transaminase has protein sequence MTTKSKSEQLISTTEKFGAHNYHPLPIVIEKAEGSWVTDPEGNRYLDMLSAYSALNQGHRHPKIIQALKDQADAVTLTSRAFHSATLGVWYEKVSKLTGKNMVLPMNTGAEAVETAIKTARRWGYEVKGIEANKAQIIGCNGNFHGRTMGAVSLSSEGEYKRGFGPMLEGFTLVPYGDIDALKEAITPNTAAFIVEPIQGEAGIIIPTEGFLKAAFELCKENNVLFIADEIQTGLSRTGKLFACEWEDVTPDVYILGKALGGGVYPISAVVANEDILGVFNPGSHGSTFGGNPLACAVSIAAIDVLIDEKLTERSLELGDYFKAQLQTIENPVIKEVRGRGLFIGVELHESARPYCEKLAERKLLCKETHDTVIRFAPPLIISKEDLDWAIEQIKDVFSE, from the coding sequence ATGACAACAAAATCAAAATCAGAACAACTTATTTCAACTACGGAAAAATTCGGGGCGCATAACTATCACCCACTTCCGATCGTAATCGAAAAAGCAGAAGGTTCTTGGGTGACAGACCCTGAAGGCAATCGTTATTTAGATATGCTTTCCGCGTATTCTGCCTTAAACCAAGGTCATCGCCATCCGAAAATTATCCAGGCATTAAAAGATCAGGCAGATGCTGTGACACTTACGTCACGTGCTTTCCATAGTGCGACATTAGGCGTGTGGTATGAAAAGGTCAGTAAACTAACGGGCAAAAATATGGTGCTGCCGATGAATACAGGCGCTGAAGCTGTCGAAACGGCCATTAAAACAGCCCGTCGCTGGGGATATGAAGTAAAAGGCATCGAAGCAAACAAAGCGCAAATTATTGGCTGTAACGGCAATTTCCACGGTCGTACAATGGGTGCTGTGTCTTTATCCTCGGAAGGGGAATATAAGCGCGGATTCGGTCCGATGCTGGAGGGCTTCACATTAGTTCCTTACGGAGATATTGATGCATTGAAAGAAGCCATTACACCGAATACAGCGGCATTTATCGTCGAGCCGATCCAGGGAGAAGCAGGTATAATTATCCCGACAGAAGGCTTCTTAAAAGCAGCGTTTGAACTATGTAAAGAAAATAATGTTCTGTTTATTGCAGATGAAATCCAAACAGGTTTATCACGGACAGGAAAACTGTTTGCCTGCGAATGGGAAGATGTTACACCAGACGTCTATATTTTAGGTAAAGCGCTAGGCGGCGGTGTTTATCCGATTTCCGCAGTTGTCGCAAATGAAGATATCCTTGGTGTTTTCAATCCAGGTTCACACGGCTCGACTTTCGGCGGTAACCCGCTGGCATGTGCCGTATCGATTGCAGCGATTGATGTATTAATAGATGAAAAGCTGACAGAGCGTTCATTGGAGCTTGGCGACTACTTTAAAGCACAGCTTCAGACAATTGAGAACCCGGTGATCAAAGAAGTGCGCGGGCGCGGTCTTTTCATAGGCGTTGAGCTACACGAATCAGCTCGTCCCTACTGCGAAAAGCTGGCAGAACGTAAATTACTTTGCAAAGAAACACATGACACAGTAATCCGCTTCGCCCCACCTTTAATCATTTCAAAAGAAGACTTAGATTGGGCAATCGAGCAGATTAAAGATGTTTTTAGTGAATAA
- a CDS encoding SLOG family protein has protein sequence MMKSLYITGYRPHELGIFNDKHPGVPVIKKALENQLRILIEDGLEWVVISGQQGVETWAAQVVLELKNNYPELKYSIITPFLEQEKNWNEHKQETYMHIVSKADFVTSVTKRPYEAPWQFIEKDKFIIDNTDATLLVYDEENEGSPKYVLSLIQKYMEQHDEYEMLMINAYDLQMVAEEMQQGDDW, from the coding sequence ATGATGAAATCACTTTATATTACAGGCTACCGTCCACATGAACTGGGGATATTTAATGACAAACATCCTGGTGTCCCGGTTATTAAAAAGGCACTGGAAAACCAGCTGCGCATTCTTATAGAAGATGGGCTAGAATGGGTCGTGATCAGCGGCCAGCAAGGTGTTGAAACATGGGCGGCACAAGTTGTACTTGAACTTAAAAACAACTACCCGGAACTCAAATACTCCATTATCACCCCATTCTTGGAACAGGAAAAGAATTGGAATGAGCATAAACAAGAGACCTATATGCATATAGTAAGTAAGGCCGATTTTGTGACAAGCGTGACGAAGCGCCCTTATGAAGCTCCATGGCAGTTTATCGAAAAGGACAAGTTTATTATCGATAACACGGATGCGACATTGCTCGTCTACGATGAAGAAAATGAAGGGTCCCCAAAATATGTGCTTAGCCTCATCCAAAAGTATATGGAACAGCATGATGAATATGAGATGTTGATGATCAATGCTTATGATTTACAAATGGTGGCTGAGGAAATGCAGCAAGGAGATGATTGGTAA